The following are from one region of the Chloracidobacterium sp. genome:
- a CDS encoding radical SAM protein, translated as MNKEVVFVLEPDFGRVTVEISQSTTNAVDDLANDFGRRVNVNCAKPAENKRHLPVLQPRYAPREQSGFDKFSIWLYRLYHNSVVDRPGRRSVVQVSGCSIRCEHCIVPPTHRKENGKLVSISSIVDEIVAHRDEHDGVTILGGEPFGQPESVAELVSRLKNHGFNVTVYSGYTIVQLIHLRLAAIDYILTQIDLLIDGPFISEMRDGAGEYRGSRNQQLIGR; from the coding sequence ATGAATAAGGAAGTCGTATTTGTGCTGGAGCCTGATTTTGGCCGAGTTACGGTTGAGATCTCGCAGTCTACGACCAATGCAGTAGATGATCTTGCGAACGATTTCGGGAGACGCGTGAACGTGAACTGTGCCAAGCCAGCTGAAAACAAAAGACACTTGCCTGTTCTCCAACCTCGCTATGCTCCGCGCGAACAGTCTGGATTCGACAAGTTTTCTATTTGGCTTTATCGACTTTATCACAACTCGGTTGTTGACCGCCCGGGTCGGCGTAGTGTCGTTCAAGTCAGCGGATGTTCGATTCGTTGCGAGCATTGTATCGTACCTCCGACTCACCGAAAGGAAAATGGAAAACTCGTTTCGATCTCGTCAATAGTTGATGAGATCGTCGCTCATCGTGACGAGCACGACGGTGTGACGATCCTCGGTGGCGAACCATTCGGTCAACCGGAGTCCGTTGCCGAACTTGTATCACGATTGAAGAACCACGGCTTCAACGTCACGGTCTATTCCGGATATACGATCGTACAACTGATCCACCTTAGACTTGCGGCTATAGACTACATACTCACCCAAATCGATCTGTTGATAGACGGTCCTTTCATTAGCGAGATGCGTGATGGTGCCGGCGAATATCGGGGATCGAGGAATCAGCAATTAATTGGACGTTAG
- a CDS encoding YggS family pyridoxal phosphate-dependent enzyme has protein sequence MERIASAAARSGRSAEDVRLVAVSKTHSPDLIRDAIAAGVRSFGENKVQEAEGKIAEVGRDAAEWHLIGHLQSNKVRKAIQLFDVIQSVDSTELAARLERICNEEGRSQLSVFIQVDLAGEATKSGVAEDDLPKLVSYLRECERLKLDGLMIIPPFFDDPESSRPYFQSLRVLRDRMAAEGAFTGGRGELSMGMSHDFEVAIEEGATIVRIGTAVFGERRTAR, from the coding sequence ATGGAACGTATCGCATCGGCCGCCGCCCGTTCGGGCCGTTCGGCTGAAGACGTTCGTTTGGTGGCTGTCAGCAAAACTCATTCGCCCGATCTGATCCGGGATGCGATCGCCGCCGGCGTACGCTCATTCGGCGAGAATAAGGTTCAGGAAGCAGAGGGCAAAATAGCCGAAGTCGGCCGCGATGCCGCGGAATGGCATCTGATCGGACATCTGCAGTCAAACAAAGTGCGTAAGGCGATCCAGTTATTCGACGTAATACAGTCGGTCGATTCCACCGAACTGGCCGCTCGGCTCGAGAGAATATGCAACGAAGAAGGGCGCTCACAACTCTCTGTCTTTATTCAGGTCGATCTCGCAGGCGAAGCAACGAAGTCAGGTGTCGCGGAAGACGATCTGCCGAAGCTTGTTTCGTATCTTCGAGAATGCGAGCGTCTGAAACTCGACGGGCTGATGATCATTCCGCCGTTTTTCGATGATCCCGAATCATCCCGTCCTTACTTTCAAAGTTTGCGTGTGCTGCGTGACAGGATGGCCGCCGAAGGAGCATTTACCGGCGGCCGAGGCGAACTATCGATGGGAATGAGCCACGATTTCGAGGTCGCGATAGAAGAAGGTGCGACGATCGTCCGGATCGGAACCGCCGTTTTTGGCGAACGTCGGACCGCGCGTTGA
- a CDS encoding YggT family protein: MLTANVYPIVWMVIWGIFLALLAMMILRLIFNYADPNPFGKIGRFGFRVRRTTERFVYPAARFLANFRVDVRLAPLVTSFIALVLTYFASQIIGNAFFVIDGLSFAISSGNVKATLGFILYGLLSIFVLFILIRFISSWFVFTRNTFLGFVQRVTDPIILPVQRVIPPIGMFDFSLLVILIVISLLQAVVINVLVKN; this comes from the coding sequence ATGTTGACTGCTAACGTTTACCCGATAGTTTGGATGGTCATCTGGGGTATTTTTCTTGCCCTTTTGGCAATGATGATCCTTAGACTGATCTTTAATTACGCTGACCCGAACCCTTTCGGCAAGATCGGACGTTTTGGTTTCAGGGTCAGGCGAACTACCGAACGATTCGTCTACCCGGCCGCCCGCTTTCTTGCGAATTTTCGCGTTGACGTCCGCCTTGCTCCCCTGGTCACCAGTTTCATCGCATTGGTGCTTACCTATTTTGCTTCACAGATAATCGGCAATGCGTTTTTCGTCATCGATGGTCTTTCATTCGCCATTTCTTCGGGCAACGTGAAGGCAACGCTGGGATTCATTCTTTACGGGTTGCTCAGCATATTTGTGCTGTTCATTCTTATCCGTTTTATTTCGAGCTGGTTCGTATTCACGCGGAACACGTTTCTCGGTTTCGTTCAACGCGTGACCGATCCGATCATCTTGCCGGTACAAAGGGTGATCCCGCCGATCGGGATGTTCGACTTCTCGCTGCTCGTCATCTTGATCGTCATCTCGCTGCTTCAGGCCGTAGTGATAAATGTGCTGGTAAAAAATTGA
- a CDS encoding DUF167 domain-containing protein: MIDVIEKDGSIVFTARIIPRASRSEIGGEMDGAVKVRVSSPPVDGAANTEIVKLFAKALRVPRSAVAIVAGAASRTKRIRVDGVTAEQLRNALG; this comes from the coding sequence TTGATCGATGTAATTGAGAAAGATGGGTCGATCGTTTTCACGGCTCGTATAATTCCGCGGGCCTCGCGGTCTGAGATCGGCGGTGAGATGGATGGGGCGGTGAAGGTGAGAGTTTCCTCACCGCCGGTGGATGGAGCGGCGAACACGGAGATCGTAAAGCTTTTCGCTAAGGCCTTGAGGGTTCCGAGGTCGGCAGTCGCGATCGTCGCCGGTGCCGCCTCTAGGACCAAACGGATACGAGTAGACGGCGTAACGGCCGAACAACTTCGAAACGCTCTTGGCTAA
- a CDS encoding YebC/PmpR family DNA-binding transcriptional regulator has translation MSGHSKWHTIKHKKGALDAKRGKIFTKMIKEITVAARTGNSGDVDANARLRKAVSDAKAQNMPNDTIDRAIKRGMGELEGVNYDEITYEGYGPNGVAVLIETMTDNRNRTVAELRHIFSKNGGNLGEAGSVAWMFDKKGYIVVDKAAKPEDELFEIAIEAGADDMQDDGDVFEIFTAPDNFEAVSEAIKKAGIEPQAAEVSMIPQNYIKLEGGDAKQMMKLYDALDDNDDVQKVYANFDIDESEIE, from the coding sequence ATGTCAGGACACAGCAAGTGGCACACTATCAAGCACAAGAAAGGCGCTCTCGACGCCAAACGTGGCAAGATCTTTACGAAGATGATCAAGGAGATCACGGTCGCGGCTCGCACCGGTAACAGCGGCGACGTTGATGCGAATGCGCGGCTGCGAAAGGCGGTCTCCGATGCCAAGGCGCAGAACATGCCGAACGACACCATTGACCGTGCGATCAAGCGCGGCATGGGCGAACTCGAAGGCGTGAATTATGACGAGATCACTTACGAGGGCTACGGCCCGAATGGCGTTGCTGTCTTGATCGAGACGATGACCGATAACCGCAACCGCACCGTAGCCGAACTTCGTCATATCTTCTCAAAGAATGGCGGCAATCTCGGCGAGGCCGGCTCGGTCGCGTGGATGTTCGACAAGAAGGGTTACATTGTGGTCGACAAGGCGGCGAAGCCTGAGGATGAACTCTTCGAGATAGCTATCGAGGCCGGCGCCGACGATATGCAGGACGACGGCGACGTTTTTGAGATCTTCACCGCGCCCGATAATTTTGAGGCGGTCAGCGAAGCCATCAAGAAAGCCGGTATTGAACCGCAAGCCGCCGAAGTTTCAATGATCCCGCAAAACTACATCAAGCTCGAAGGCGGCGACGCCAAACAGATGATGAAGCTCTACGACGCCCTCGACGACAACGACGACGTCCAAAAGGTCTATGCTAACTTCGACATCGACGAGAGCGAGATTGAGTAA
- a CDS encoding DUF1624 domain-containing protein translates to MSETAATIKERIYSIDMLRGIVMIVMLLDHTRDFVHAGALQFDPTDLSNTNTAVFFTRWITHFCAPIFVFLAGTSIYLQRMYGKSNAELSRFLWTRGLWLIILEFTVVRFGYSFNLDYSFFGMAQVIWVIGVSMIVMAALIYLPVKLVGAIGIAMIVLHNLLDGIQIPPNIAFMGDPPPDLSQAIWLIVHQQGVIPITSGSRAFTAYPLIPWIGVMAAGYAFGTFYGWEPERRRRWLFVLGGAAMMLFVVVRFTNVYGDPSAWSVQDTPVFTLLSFLNTTKYPASLLFLLMTLGPGLIVLALTDRIDGNNLWQRICITFGRVPMFFYILQWFTAHGLGIVLSLLAGKAVGHYFANMMDMGQSVPPDHGFPLWVVYAAWIGGLLILYPLCYWYGNLKRRNKHWAFSYL, encoded by the coding sequence ATGTCGGAAACAGCAGCGACCATTAAAGAACGCATCTATTCCATCGATATGCTTCGAGGCATCGTGATGATCGTCATGCTGCTTGACCATACGCGCGATTTTGTTCACGCCGGAGCATTGCAGTTCGATCCGACCGATCTTTCGAATACGAATACCGCCGTGTTTTTCACCCGATGGATCACACACTTCTGCGCACCGATCTTTGTTTTTCTCGCCGGTACGAGCATCTATCTGCAGCGAATGTACGGCAAGAGCAACGCTGAGCTTTCGCGGTTTTTGTGGACCCGCGGATTGTGGCTGATCATTCTGGAATTCACGGTCGTGCGGTTCGGCTATTCCTTTAATCTCGATTATTCATTCTTTGGAATGGCGCAGGTCATCTGGGTCATAGGCGTGTCGATGATCGTCATGGCCGCGCTGATCTATCTACCGGTCAAGCTCGTTGGCGCTATCGGCATCGCCATGATCGTGCTGCACAACCTGCTTGACGGAATACAGATACCGCCCAACATCGCGTTCATGGGCGATCCGCCGCCCGATCTTTCCCAGGCAATTTGGCTGATCGTACATCAACAGGGCGTCATTCCGATCACGAGCGGGTCGAGGGCGTTCACTGCCTACCCGCTGATCCCGTGGATCGGTGTAATGGCCGCTGGATACGCTTTCGGCACTTTTTATGGATGGGAACCGGAACGGCGGCGGAGATGGCTGTTCGTCCTTGGCGGGGCCGCGATGATGCTCTTTGTCGTCGTCCGTTTTACGAATGTATACGGCGATCCGTCAGCGTGGTCAGTGCAGGACACACCGGTCTTCACGCTGCTATCATTTCTTAATACGACAAAGTATCCGGCATCGCTTTTGTTCCTGCTGATGACGCTCGGGCCGGGATTGATCGTGCTGGCACTGACTGACAGAATCGACGGCAATAACCTCTGGCAGCGAATCTGTATAACGTTCGGGCGGGTGCCGATGTTCTTTTATATCCTGCAGTGGTTCACAGCACATGGCCTCGGCATCGTGTTGAGCCTACTGGCGGGAAAGGCCGTGGGACATTATTTCGCGAACATGATGGACATGGGCCAATCGGTCCCGCCCGACCACGGCTTTCCGCTTTGGGTGGTGTACGCCGCGTGGATCGGCGGCCTTTTGATCCTCTATCCGCTTTGTTATTGGTATGGGAATCTCAAACGTCGAAACAAACACTGGGCGTTCAGCTATCTATAA
- a CDS encoding VOC family protein: MERRKVIHTRHVLAVKDLAVSAAYFVDKLGFERDFTAPGWEFLSFGIFKVMLGECTDALWAHETGDHSWFAHALVENVDEVYDEFRERGAEMISTIKTQPWGIRDFCVKTPDGHRIVFGQEMGK, translated from the coding sequence ATGGAGAGACGGAAAGTTATCCACACCAGGCATGTTTTGGCGGTCAAAGACCTTGCTGTCTCGGCCGCGTATTTCGTAGACAAGCTTGGCTTTGAGCGCGACTTTACGGCGCCGGGTTGGGAGTTCTTGTCGTTCGGAATTTTCAAGGTGATGCTTGGCGAATGTACAGACGCACTTTGGGCACACGAGACCGGAGACCATTCGTGGTTCGCCCACGCCCTGGTCGAGAATGTTGACGAGGTCTATGATGAATTCAGGGAACGTGGTGCCGAGATGATTTCTACTATCAAAACGCAGCCGTGGGGTATCCGCGATTTTTGTGTAAAAACACCCGATGGCCACCGGATCGTTTTCGGGCAAGAGATGGGCAAATAG
- a CDS encoding tetratricopeptide repeat protein gives MNFREELKWVVPLVVVCFLVFANTLSGDFVYDDLRQILRNPLIQDNALIWKALTSDVWAFKGDGSLVASNYWRPTFTLFHIVNFRLFGSDPQGWHAANIALHTLVCSLAFGLLRQSGVKAAIAFTTVLIFAVHPVHVESVAWISGSPDLLFAAAFLGSLWFASSFSSNGRRVFLIAALLLYAVALGAKEIGVLCLPLYYLVLSKESETRTDKRPLIAFGAIAAAYFVLRWIVLGALSRPPEDAVGFSSAILSVPSIFVFYLRQVFFPYWLGANYPLEPVSTIGAQEFLLPLAIAAVVLVAILFLAKRSRVGQFAAALFLLPLIPAMNATAFIPDQIVHDRYLYLPLLGIVLLVLISAAKYVEDQNLVLAGIAVAAILSIQTVAYNRVWNSEFALWSWTAAIDDSSFTSMQYGSTLAETGRNEEAIAAFTRSIEKRPSPRAHLARGRTLAVTGRPDEAERDLLSVVGLPDDRVEAYALYQAYEALGIVYSGRGDQAAAEKTFRDARNRLPIYAASLTVNLATVLYQSGRKDEALRELESAKQQARVELLPEAKTLFLRLGMLNAELGRSEEARAALREYLSLTASNQDRAIENDRLQAARLLEKLR, from the coding sequence ATGAACTTTCGCGAAGAGCTCAAGTGGGTCGTGCCTTTGGTCGTCGTATGCTTTCTGGTCTTCGCGAACACGCTGAGCGGTGATTTTGTATACGACGATCTTAGGCAGATACTCCGCAATCCGCTGATACAGGACAACGCACTGATCTGGAAAGCTCTGACGTCAGACGTCTGGGCGTTCAAGGGCGACGGTTCGCTCGTTGCCAGTAACTATTGGCGGCCGACATTCACGCTTTTTCATATCGTCAATTTCCGCCTATTCGGCTCAGATCCGCAAGGCTGGCACGCCGCCAATATCGCCCTGCATACCCTGGTTTGTTCGCTGGCGTTCGGCTTGCTCCGCCAGTCGGGGGTTAAAGCCGCGATCGCATTCACGACGGTCTTGATATTTGCCGTGCATCCCGTCCATGTCGAATCGGTCGCGTGGATCTCGGGCTCGCCCGACCTGCTTTTCGCTGCCGCCTTTCTCGGTTCGCTTTGGTTCGCTAGTTCATTCTCATCGAACGGTCGCAGGGTTTTCTTGATCGCCGCACTTCTGCTCTACGCTGTTGCTCTCGGCGCGAAGGAGATCGGCGTTCTGTGTTTGCCGCTCTACTACCTTGTGCTTTCGAAGGAGAGTGAGACGAGAACGGACAAGCGTCCGCTAATCGCATTCGGAGCGATCGCCGCGGCTTATTTCGTATTGCGGTGGATCGTTCTCGGAGCCTTGTCGCGGCCGCCCGAGGATGCTGTCGGCTTCAGCTCCGCCATACTCAGCGTCCCCTCGATATTCGTTTTCTATTTGCGCCAGGTGTTCTTTCCGTATTGGCTCGGAGCGAATTATCCGCTCGAACCTGTTTCTACTATCGGAGCACAGGAATTCTTGCTGCCGTTGGCGATCGCCGCTGTCGTGCTCGTTGCGATACTGTTCCTCGCAAAAAGATCGCGGGTCGGGCAGTTCGCTGCCGCCTTGTTCCTTTTGCCTCTGATCCCGGCGATGAATGCTACGGCGTTCATTCCCGATCAGATCGTTCATGACCGTTACCTATATTTGCCGCTTTTAGGGATCGTTTTGCTTGTGCTGATCTCAGCGGCTAAATATGTCGAGGATCAGAATCTTGTCCTCGCCGGCATCGCGGTTGCTGCGATACTTTCGATTCAAACCGTGGCATATAATCGCGTATGGAATAGCGAATTCGCACTTTGGTCATGGACGGCGGCGATCGACGATTCGTCATTCACTTCGATGCAGTACGGCAGCACACTTGCCGAAACGGGCCGAAACGAAGAAGCGATCGCCGCTTTCACACGATCGATCGAAAAGCGTCCGTCGCCGAGGGCACATTTGGCGCGCGGAAGAACGCTTGCCGTCACAGGCCGCCCGGACGAGGCCGAACGCGATCTGTTGAGCGTCGTCGGACTTCCGGACGATCGTGTCGAAGCCTATGCGCTCTATCAAGCCTACGAAGCCCTCGGGATCGTTTATAGCGGCCGAGGCGATCAGGCCGCGGCCGAGAAGACCTTCCGAGATGCCCGAAACCGTCTGCCGATCTATGCCGCGTCGCTGACCGTAAACCTCGCAACGGTCCTATATCAGAGCGGACGAAAAGATGAAGCCCTTCGCGAACTGGAATCAGCGAAACAACAGGCACGGGTCGAATTGCTGCCCGAGGCGAAGACGTTGTTCCTGAGGCTCGGGATGCTAAACGCGGAACTTGGACGATCGGAAGAGGCTCGAGCCGCATTGCGGGAATATCTTTCGCTTACGGCATCGAACCAGGACCGCGCGATCGAAAACGACAGGCTGCAGGCGGCAAGGCTGCTGGAAAAGTTAAGATAG
- a CDS encoding VOC family protein translates to MAIEIQGMTPLIQVFSMPRALAFYRDTIGFVVISDSGGGDNASWVWLRLGETDLMLNDQYEPGTGPDAPPAARSEWHGDTCLYFNCPDVDGAYEFLTSRGLKPRPPIVTDYGARQVYINDPDGYNLCFQWTA, encoded by the coding sequence ATGGCGATCGAGATACAGGGAATGACACCGCTGATACAGGTATTCAGCATGCCGCGAGCGTTGGCTTTTTATCGCGACACGATCGGATTTGTGGTTATTTCGGATTCGGGCGGTGGTGACAATGCGAGTTGGGTCTGGCTTCGGCTCGGCGAAACGGATCTGATGCTCAATGACCAATATGAGCCTGGAACCGGGCCAGACGCCCCTCCGGCTGCCCGATCTGAGTGGCATGGTGACACATGTCTTTATTTCAATTGTCCTGACGTCGACGGCGCTTATGAATTTCTGACATCCCGCGGCCTAAAGCCCAGGCCTCCGATCGTCACCGATTACGGCGCCCGGCAGGTTTACATAAACGATCCCGACGGATACAACCTTTGCTTTCAATGGACGGCTTGA
- a CDS encoding M20/M25/M40 family metallo-hydrolase, with translation MRSTQPGSFRIGIVILTFAIILDASIGVRAQTSDGGARRPNFPATTTEAFDASTVASYRGDHPKAYAYIDQNLARHIENLQRWVRQRSISAQNDGVQQMAALLRDDLKDLGFKEAEVVPTSGHPGVWGYYDAGAAKTLAVYMMYDVQPVEPTGWQVGAFDGSIVDHPLGRVLMARGATNQKGPQRAFLNAVEAIIKSGERMPVNLMVLAEGEEELGSPHYPELIEKYKDRLKTADGVLFPMNGQGGDGSVNMTLGVKGIVYFELEARGNAAGGPKTAEIHGSLKAVSDSPAWRLTQALAALTSPDGNTIVVPGYYDKIRKPSGEEERLVNGMLTSWKAREAMMRQGLGIDRWADGLSGRDSLMRYLFDTTLNINGMWTGYTGPGVKTILPHIATAKVDSRLVPDQTPDEALRLIRTHLDKSGFSDIIIRKMSGYPPAQTSVDAPLVRSMIGTYNKYGLTPSVAPRLGGSAPYYVFTDTLKLPLVAGGLGHGSGAHAPNEYMVIEPRSGSKVAGIAQIEKFYVDMLFALSAAK, from the coding sequence ATGAGATCAACACAGCCGGGATCATTCCGGATCGGCATCGTGATATTGACGTTCGCTATCATCCTCGACGCATCGATCGGGGTGAGGGCTCAGACCAGCGATGGCGGAGCGCGACGCCCGAATTTTCCTGCAACGACCACTGAGGCTTTCGATGCCTCGACCGTTGCGTCCTATCGTGGTGACCATCCGAAGGCGTACGCGTATATCGACCAGAATCTGGCCAGACACATTGAGAATCTGCAGCGGTGGGTCCGCCAGCGTTCGATCAGCGCGCAGAACGACGGCGTTCAGCAAATGGCGGCGTTGTTGCGCGACGATCTGAAAGACCTTGGTTTTAAGGAGGCCGAGGTCGTCCCGACAAGCGGCCATCCCGGAGTTTGGGGGTATTACGATGCCGGCGCGGCAAAAACGCTGGCGGTCTATATGATGTACGACGTTCAGCCCGTCGAACCGACCGGCTGGCAGGTCGGGGCGTTCGACGGTTCGATCGTCGACCATCCGCTCGGCCGCGTTCTGATGGCGCGCGGCGCAACAAATCAGAAGGGCCCGCAGCGAGCATTCCTCAACGCCGTCGAAGCAATAATCAAGAGCGGCGAGCGAATGCCGGTCAACCTAATGGTGCTTGCCGAGGGTGAGGAAGAGCTCGGTTCACCGCATTATCCCGAGCTGATCGAAAAATATAAAGACAGGTTGAAGACGGCTGACGGCGTGCTTTTTCCGATGAACGGACAGGGCGGCGACGGCTCGGTGAATATGACCCTTGGTGTGAAGGGCATTGTCTATTTCGAGCTCGAGGCGCGCGGAAACGCCGCCGGCGGTCCGAAGACGGCAGAGATCCATGGTTCGCTGAAAGCCGTCTCAGATTCGCCCGCGTGGAGGCTTACGCAGGCTCTCGCCGCGCTGACGTCGCCGGACGGCAACACCATTGTCGTTCCGGGCTATTACGATAAGATCCGAAAACCATCGGGCGAAGAGGAGCGGCTCGTGAACGGGATGCTCACGTCATGGAAAGCGCGCGAGGCGATGATGCGTCAGGGCCTCGGGATCGATCGTTGGGCCGACGGTCTTTCCGGCCGCGACTCGCTGATGCGATATCTTTTTGACACGACCCTGAACATCAACGGGATGTGGACCGGCTATACCGGGCCGGGTGTGAAAACGATACTTCCGCATATTGCGACCGCAAAGGTCGATTCCCGCCTGGTTCCGGATCAAACGCCCGACGAAGCCTTGCGGCTTATTCGCACACATCTCGACAAAAGCGGGTTTTCAGACATCATTATCCGAAAGATGAGCGGTTATCCGCCCGCACAAACGTCGGTCGACGCTCCTTTGGTCCGGTCGATGATAGGCACTTACAATAAATACGGCTTGACGCCGAGTGTCGCACCGCGGCTGGGCGGCAGCGCACCCTATTACGTATTTACCGACACATTGAAACTGCCGCTCGTTGCCGGAGGCCTTGGCCACGGTTCGGGTGCTCACGCCCCGAATGAATACATGGTGATTGAGCCGAGATCGGGCTCAAAAGTGGCGGGCATTGCCCAGATCGAGAAGTTCTACGTTGATATGCTGTTCGCCCTGTCGGCAGCCAAATAA
- a CDS encoding ankyrin repeat domain-containing protein: MEIEVMLERISRGRTDLVFELLGSPGWKDIIREGDTNPLQWFVYYNDVTALKAILNAGGDLESLDLGQELGNAAFFGHWKVADFLIEHGADVNWHVPETGETPLHSALCKAGRPQYLYVLKVLVENGANVNARTIPGRETGGFMRDVRTKGETPLHRAAAYGDEAMISYLLENGAEKEARDANGDSPLTWASEHLRPGAILQLLAFPPHNISDAHVTRITSDHGSGWGYGMERNFLGDYLPESVELK, from the coding sequence ATGGAAATAGAAGTGATGCTAGAGCGTATCAGCCGCGGCCGGACCGACCTTGTCTTCGAACTGCTCGGCTCGCCTGGCTGGAAGGACATTATCCGCGAGGGCGACACAAATCCCTTGCAGTGGTTCGTTTACTACAACGACGTCACCGCTCTCAAGGCCATATTGAACGCAGGCGGCGATCTCGAAAGCCTTGATCTCGGTCAGGAACTTGGCAACGCCGCATTCTTCGGCCATTGGAAGGTCGCCGACTTTCTGATCGAGCACGGCGCCGATGTGAATTGGCACGTGCCGGAGACGGGCGAGACGCCGCTACACAGCGCGCTCTGCAAGGCCGGCCGGCCGCAGTATTTATACGTACTGAAGGTCCTGGTCGAAAACGGCGCGAATGTCAACGCCCGGACAATTCCCGGACGAGAGACCGGTGGCTTCATGCGCGACGTCCGAACAAAAGGCGAGACCCCGCTTCATCGTGCGGCTGCGTACGGCGACGAAGCGATGATATCGTATCTGCTAGAGAATGGAGCCGAAAAGGAGGCTCGTGACGCGAATGGCGATTCGCCGCTGACATGGGCAAGCGAACACCTTCGGCCGGGAGCGATCCTTCAACTATTGGCATTCCCTCCGCACAATATCAGCGACGCACACGTCACAAGGATAACGTCCGATCACGGCAGCGGTTGGGGATACGGCATGGAACGCAATTTCCTCGGTGATTATCTTCCGGAATCTGTCGAACTGAAATAG
- a CDS encoding DUF2277 domain-containing protein codes for MCRNIKTLFNFDPPATTDEVNASALQFVRKLSGFNKPSKANEEAFQLAVERVAAAAQEMLNSLVTNSPPRDREIEAARARERGNQRFGRA; via the coding sequence ATGTGTCGAAACATCAAGACGCTTTTCAATTTCGACCCGCCCGCGACGACCGATGAGGTCAATGCGTCGGCGTTGCAGTTCGTCAGAAAGCTCTCCGGATTCAACAAGCCGTCAAAGGCGAACGAAGAAGCGTTTCAACTCGCCGTCGAACGGGTCGCCGCTGCCGCCCAGGAAATGTTGAATTCTCTGGTCACGAATTCGCCGCCGCGTGATCGCGAGATCGAAGCGGCGCGGGCCCGTGAACGCGGCAACCAGCGATTCGGGCGGGCATAA
- a CDS encoding dienelactone hydrolase family protein, which translates to MRKYELQFPATPDKGEVSAIGMRPDGATHLLVLGHGASTNMRHATMQSIADALAQQKIATFRYNFPYSEKGGGRDSQAVCVQTIRNAVKAAKEAAPDLILLAGGHSFGGRMTTTAQSEEPLENVKGLVLFSFPLHLPGRPDTKRAEHLASVKIPMLFLSGTRDELATLDLLEPTIEKLRKRATLHKIDTANHSYKILKKMRASDEDVFAEMARVLKEWIAKQGI; encoded by the coding sequence TTGCGAAAATACGAACTTCAATTTCCGGCAACGCCTGATAAAGGGGAAGTTTCAGCGATCGGGATGCGGCCCGACGGAGCGACGCACCTTTTGGTACTTGGTCACGGCGCGAGTACGAATATGCGTCACGCCACGATGCAGAGCATTGCGGACGCGCTCGCTCAACAGAAGATCGCCACGTTTCGGTATAATTTTCCTTATTCGGAAAAAGGCGGCGGCCGCGACTCACAGGCGGTTTGTGTCCAAACGATAAGAAACGCGGTTAAGGCTGCAAAGGAAGCAGCCCCCGATCTCATCCTGCTTGCCGGCGGCCATTCGTTCGGCGGGCGGATGACGACGACCGCGCAGTCTGAGGAGCCGCTTGAAAATGTGAAGGGCCTTGTGCTGTTCTCATTCCCATTGCATCTTCCGGGACGACCCGACACGAAGCGCGCCGAACACCTCGCGAGCGTAAAGATCCCGATGCTGTTTCTTTCCGGAACGCGGGATGAGCTTGCCACGCTCGATCTGCTTGAGCCAACGATCGAGAAGCTTCGAAAGCGCGCAACGCTACACAAGATCGACACCGCAAATCACAGCTACAAGATATTGAAGAAGATGCGAGCGTCGGACGAAGATGTGTTCGCTGAGATGGCGAGGGTTCTCAAAGAATGGATCGCCAAACAGGGGATCTAG